The Coleofasciculus chthonoplastes PCC 7420 region TCCCTGATTTAACTTGTGTACGCCGATCTTATGGTACTCTTGAGGCGTTGGTTTATCCGTCGCCACAGATACAGGTTCTGGAGATAATGGAGTCGCCAGAGAGAGGGTTTTCACCATGTCTAAATCCGCGATCGCGCCTTGGTAATCCCCCATCGCCGAACGCACGGTACTGCGTTGGTTATAGGCTTCTGTATAATTCGGATCGAGTTCTAAAACCTGATTATAGGCATTCAGCGCCGCTGGATAATCGCCTAATTGATAGCGTAAATTTCCTCGAACCATTAACCCTTGAATCAGTTTCGATTCATCATCCTCAACGGTGTCGGGTTCTTGATTCAATGTATTGGCAATCTGTTGGAAAAATGCCTTCGCCGCCACGGGTTCTAGGCGCATCGCTTGGTCAAAATCCTCAATACTTGACCAATTTTCCCCCAACTGCAACCGCACATAACCGCGATTCAGATACGCTTGAGCATCATTGGGATTCAATTCCAAGACATGGTTAAAATCCGCGATCGCTTCCTGATAGGCTCCTAAAGCGATGTGATTCATCCCTCGGTTAAAATAAGCCGCCGCCAGATTGGAATTAATCGCTAAAGCGCGATCGCAATCTCCAATCGCATCCTGATAAGCCTCTACTTCAAACCGAGCAATCCCTCGATTCAGATACCCTTCCGCTAAGTTCGGATTCATCCGAATCACTTGATCACAATCTGCGATCGCACCGTCATAATCTTCTAATGCCAACCGCAGCATACTACGATTCAGATATCCTTTAGCATAATTTGAATCAAGTTGCAACGCTTGATTATAATCCTGCATCGCGCCCCAGCGATCATTAAGCGTCGCCAGAATCAAACCGCGATCGCTATAAGCTTGAGCATTTTGAGGATCAAGCCGTAACACCTCATCAAAATCCCCGATCGCACCCAAAGCATCCCCCTGACAATAATGACTCATTCCCCGATAATGGTAAGCCTGCGCCAAATCGGGATTAATCTGCAAGGCTTGATTCAACGCCGCGATCGCATGGCGATAATCCCCTTGCTGAAACGACGCAATTCCCTGACTCAACCAGGTATCGGCGTCAGATTGCACATCCTCCATCCC contains the following coding sequences:
- a CDS encoding tetratricopeptide repeat protein produces the protein MTSDKHQQDETMVVSGNSKLSENLSAGMEDVQSDADTWLSQGIASFQQGDYRHAIAALNQALQINPDLAQAYHYRGMSHYCQGDALGAIGDFDEVLRLDPQNAQAYSDRGLILATLNDRWGAMQDYNQALQLDSNYAKGYLNRSMLRLALEDYDGAIADCDQVIRMNPNLAEGYLNRGIARFEVEAYQDAIGDCDRALAINSNLAAAYFNRGMNHIALGAYQEAIADFNHVLELNPNDAQAYLNRGYVRLQLGENWSSIEDFDQAMRLEPVAAKAFFQQIANTLNQEPDTVEDDESKLIQGLMVRGNLRYQLGDYPAALNAYNQVLELDPNYTEAYNQRSTVRSAMGDYQGAIADLDMVKTLSLATPLSPEPVSVATDKPTPQEYHKIGVHKLNQGDFHGAIEAFNYVLQENQNNATALTCRGFAYRRLGDKPRAIADFQTAAKVFYEQGDMKSSQEVIKTLKKLRQ